Proteins encoded within one genomic window of Ptiloglossa arizonensis isolate GNS036 chromosome 3, iyPtiAriz1_principal, whole genome shotgun sequence:
- the LOC143144723 gene encoding uncharacterized protein LOC143144723 isoform X1: MAGTGVSVGGAGMLRTRRRDVSVKPNRKLDRKSSRGMIYENEELRLRTIHINAEVEQGQNDIKKLRRENEQLRREIWSLRDEYDKLEEILKRQKNHEGSEGYEDRSDEDDDLQSDYSFEQDEEFDQDENSEDTNKDFNKSEQLENAENQKISSEKMTNSLHRLHVDFDDLSVVDEEEELKKDKEKGSSEDGQQPKEGKSPLPILKPRHLHENIPFYPGTYEAPALSGSTYYADCPFKFPSTLNLMLPTDATDMASSCSKLNTDSLHPIPSLTALNMDQLNEQMLHAPPIGWQNNILVPQKQMTTYGAPEAVIPSSMQMFNGIHQEQRFAATMGGFTNNPNLLPKRNIALKQQCNLVNAAPFGEPDPNSEKLIVENGWGFHVDQMKIKSAKEQNSNDSKKSTEENIEFGGSEKPKHFFAPLPSKLKKRTEELSPTVFETANSSSSSKTESTVVSKNQFVYQKGSADVYVNGAVPYEGSVQRNMADQKTFLSTDNLLITEDRPNVGNQLTKSMSCQDLSSESQAASISHVDGKQQMLTQSDNTLDNITDSKPFKSYLNVTLKRPHVKETVSPNNTPEIPKLPSIDYRIFKNPFLRTFDSTCNYVDKNNVTRPLSVQINDDSLCYYSTQPEVSTLQRGVQMERYRPAYPEPSRLLIPSNQLVNGKLMSPVNKHEIQVTSFEKPSPHTLVGPSTPYKLSTLQRLNTNPYLQSQNLYQNAPFVPRGGLYSQRGMMYYDNLALKVPVQTQTSIDGDSYHEDEQALSHEESNPTTPSDQRRKKTIRKEQSAITKEHKPLSSASLRLLKKQTSTTSTEVLESPRKVVRKRPRRLSITTTTTSEGQEDKHESRSSSSGQDSPKKDQMRRMSLYFNAKKRPSLASLRTVRSGSLDISKEKDGIMNLDRERTNSISSRDTPGVKLRKASTSSSNVPWCACWGNGCI; this comes from the exons GTCAGAACGACATCAAGAAGCTGCGCAGGGAGAACGAACAGCTGCGTAGAGAGATATGGAGCCTCCGGGACGAGTACGACAAACTCGAGGAGATCCTAAAGAGGCAGAAGAATCACGAAGGAAGCGAAGGATACGAG GATCGCTCTGATGAGGACGACGATCTGCAATCGGACTATTCTTTCGAGCAGGACGAGGAGTTTGACCAGGACGAGAACAGTGAGGATACCAATAAGGATTTTAACAAATCCGAACAGCTAGAGAACGCGGAGAACCAGAAGATCTCTTCCGAGAAGATGACCAACAGCCTGCACAGGTTGCACGTAGACTTCGACGACCTGTCAGTGGTCGACGAAGaggaagaattgaaaaaagataaagaaaaagGGTCCTCGGAAGATGGTCAGCAACCAAAGGAAGGAAAGAGTCCCTTGCCGATCTTGAAACCGAGACATCTCCATGAGAACATCCCCTTCTACCCTGGCACGTACGAAGCTCCAGCCTTGAGCGGTTCCACCTATTACGCTGACTGTCCCTTCAAGTTTCCTAGCACTTTGAATCTAATGTTGCCTACCGACGCAACAGACATGGCCTCGTCGTGTTCAAAGCTAAACACGGACTCATTGCACCCTATCCCCAGTCTGACTGCCCTAAATATGGACCAACTCAACGAGCAGATGCTGCACGCACCTCCAATAGGCTGGCAGAACAACATTCTGGTACCTCAAAAACAGATGACGACCTACGGAGCACCAGAAGCTGTTATTCCTTCATCGATGCAAATGTTCAACGGGATTCATCAAGAACAACGATTTGCAGCAACCATGGGCGGATTTACAAACAACCCAAACCTACTTCCTAAGAGGAACATTGCTCTGAAACAACAATGTAACTTAGTCAACGCTGCACCCTTTGGAGAACCGGATCCCAACTCTGAGAAATTGATCGTTGAAAACGGTTGGGGTTTCCACGTGGACCAGATGAAGATCAAGTCCGCGAAAGAGCAGAATTCCAACGATTCGAAGAAAAGCACGGAGGAGAACATCGAATTCGGAGGATCAGAGAAACCGAAGCACTTCTTCGCGCCATTAccttcgaagttaaagaaacgGACCGAGGAGTTGTCACCAACCGTTTTTGAAACAGCGAACAGCTCCAGTAGTAGCAAAACTGAATCCACGGTGGTTTCTAAGAATCAATTTGTGTATCAGAAAGGATCCGCTGACGTCTATGTGAACGGAGCTGTGCCATACGAGGGCAGTGTTCAGAGGAACATGGCAGATCAGAAGACGTTCTTGAGCACGGACAACCTATTGATCACCGAGGACAGGCCCAACGTTGGAAATCAGCTGACGAAATCGATGTCGTGTCAAGATTTGAGCAGCGAGTCCCAGGCTGCATCGATTAGTCACGTTGATGGCAAGCAACAGATGTTGACCCAGAGCGACAATACCCTTGACAATATAACAGACTCCAAACCATTCAAATCTTACCTAAATGTGACCCTAAAGAGACCACACGTGAAAGAGACTGTAAGTCCCAATAACACTCCAGAAATCCCCAAGCTGCCTTCGATAGATTAccgaattttcaaaaatcccTTTCTACGTACTTTCGATTCAACTTGCAATTACGTGGACAAAAACAACGTTACGAGGCCCTTATCGGTCCAAATAAACGACGACAGCCTTTGTTACTACTCGACTCAGCCTGAAGTCTCCACTCTTCAAAGAGGAGTACAAATGGAAAGATACAGACCTGCCTATCCCGAGCCGAGTCGCCTTCTGATTCCTTCTAATCAGCTAGTCAATGGGAAGCTCATGTCACCGGTTAACAAACACGAGATACAAGTGACTTCGTTCGAGAAACCGAGTCCGCACACCCTGGTAGGTCCGTCAACTCCGTACAAACTTAGCACTCTGCAGAGATTGAACACGAATCCGTATCTGCAAAGCCAGAACCTTTACCAAAACGCACCGTTTGTTCCAAGAGGTGGCTTATATTCACAGAGAGGGATGATGTATTACGATAACTTAGCTCTGAAGGTACCGGTGCAAACTCAAACCTCTATAGACGGGGACTCCTATCATGAGGATGAACAAGCGTTGTCGCACGAGGAGAGCAATCCTACTACACCGAGTGATCAACGTCGCAAGAAGACAATCAGGAAAGAACAAAGTGCCATAACCAAGGAGCACAAGCCTCTCTCATCGGCGTCCCTGAGGTTACTGAAGAAGCAGACTAGTACCACGTCAACGGAGGTACTCGAGTCGCCTCGCAAGGTGGTACGGAAGAGACCCAGAAGACTCAGTATCACTACGACGACTACCTCGGAAGGCCAGGAGGATAAACACGAGAGCAGATCGTCTTCGTCGGGTCAAGATTCGCCCAAGAAGGATCAGATGAGGAGGATGTCGTTGTACTTCAATGCCAAGAAGAGACCTTCTCTGGCATCTCTAAGAACCGTTAGAAGTGGAAGCTTGGACATTTCGAAAGAGAAAGACGGAATAATGAATTTGGACAGGGAAAGGACGAACTCTATTAGCAGTAGGGACACCCCTGGTGTCAAGCTGAGAAAAGCTAGCACGAGTAGCAGTAACGTGCCCTGGTGTGCTTGTTGGGGTAACGGGTGCATCTAG
- the LOC143144723 gene encoding uncharacterized protein LOC143144723 isoform X2: MQRRERGRSRQDGKGSQNDIKKLRRENEQLRREIWSLRDEYDKLEEILKRQKNHEGSEGYEDRSDEDDDLQSDYSFEQDEEFDQDENSEDTNKDFNKSEQLENAENQKISSEKMTNSLHRLHVDFDDLSVVDEEEELKKDKEKGSSEDGQQPKEGKSPLPILKPRHLHENIPFYPGTYEAPALSGSTYYADCPFKFPSTLNLMLPTDATDMASSCSKLNTDSLHPIPSLTALNMDQLNEQMLHAPPIGWQNNILVPQKQMTTYGAPEAVIPSSMQMFNGIHQEQRFAATMGGFTNNPNLLPKRNIALKQQCNLVNAAPFGEPDPNSEKLIVENGWGFHVDQMKIKSAKEQNSNDSKKSTEENIEFGGSEKPKHFFAPLPSKLKKRTEELSPTVFETANSSSSSKTESTVVSKNQFVYQKGSADVYVNGAVPYEGSVQRNMADQKTFLSTDNLLITEDRPNVGNQLTKSMSCQDLSSESQAASISHVDGKQQMLTQSDNTLDNITDSKPFKSYLNVTLKRPHVKETVSPNNTPEIPKLPSIDYRIFKNPFLRTFDSTCNYVDKNNVTRPLSVQINDDSLCYYSTQPEVSTLQRGVQMERYRPAYPEPSRLLIPSNQLVNGKLMSPVNKHEIQVTSFEKPSPHTLVGPSTPYKLSTLQRLNTNPYLQSQNLYQNAPFVPRGGLYSQRGMMYYDNLALKVPVQTQTSIDGDSYHEDEQALSHEESNPTTPSDQRRKKTIRKEQSAITKEHKPLSSASLRLLKKQTSTTSTEVLESPRKVVRKRPRRLSITTTTTSEGQEDKHESRSSSSGQDSPKKDQMRRMSLYFNAKKRPSLASLRTVRSGSLDISKEKDGIMNLDRERTNSISSRDTPGVKLRKASTSSSNVPWCACWGNGCI; encoded by the exons GTCAGAACGACATCAAGAAGCTGCGCAGGGAGAACGAACAGCTGCGTAGAGAGATATGGAGCCTCCGGGACGAGTACGACAAACTCGAGGAGATCCTAAAGAGGCAGAAGAATCACGAAGGAAGCGAAGGATACGAG GATCGCTCTGATGAGGACGACGATCTGCAATCGGACTATTCTTTCGAGCAGGACGAGGAGTTTGACCAGGACGAGAACAGTGAGGATACCAATAAGGATTTTAACAAATCCGAACAGCTAGAGAACGCGGAGAACCAGAAGATCTCTTCCGAGAAGATGACCAACAGCCTGCACAGGTTGCACGTAGACTTCGACGACCTGTCAGTGGTCGACGAAGaggaagaattgaaaaaagataaagaaaaagGGTCCTCGGAAGATGGTCAGCAACCAAAGGAAGGAAAGAGTCCCTTGCCGATCTTGAAACCGAGACATCTCCATGAGAACATCCCCTTCTACCCTGGCACGTACGAAGCTCCAGCCTTGAGCGGTTCCACCTATTACGCTGACTGTCCCTTCAAGTTTCCTAGCACTTTGAATCTAATGTTGCCTACCGACGCAACAGACATGGCCTCGTCGTGTTCAAAGCTAAACACGGACTCATTGCACCCTATCCCCAGTCTGACTGCCCTAAATATGGACCAACTCAACGAGCAGATGCTGCACGCACCTCCAATAGGCTGGCAGAACAACATTCTGGTACCTCAAAAACAGATGACGACCTACGGAGCACCAGAAGCTGTTATTCCTTCATCGATGCAAATGTTCAACGGGATTCATCAAGAACAACGATTTGCAGCAACCATGGGCGGATTTACAAACAACCCAAACCTACTTCCTAAGAGGAACATTGCTCTGAAACAACAATGTAACTTAGTCAACGCTGCACCCTTTGGAGAACCGGATCCCAACTCTGAGAAATTGATCGTTGAAAACGGTTGGGGTTTCCACGTGGACCAGATGAAGATCAAGTCCGCGAAAGAGCAGAATTCCAACGATTCGAAGAAAAGCACGGAGGAGAACATCGAATTCGGAGGATCAGAGAAACCGAAGCACTTCTTCGCGCCATTAccttcgaagttaaagaaacgGACCGAGGAGTTGTCACCAACCGTTTTTGAAACAGCGAACAGCTCCAGTAGTAGCAAAACTGAATCCACGGTGGTTTCTAAGAATCAATTTGTGTATCAGAAAGGATCCGCTGACGTCTATGTGAACGGAGCTGTGCCATACGAGGGCAGTGTTCAGAGGAACATGGCAGATCAGAAGACGTTCTTGAGCACGGACAACCTATTGATCACCGAGGACAGGCCCAACGTTGGAAATCAGCTGACGAAATCGATGTCGTGTCAAGATTTGAGCAGCGAGTCCCAGGCTGCATCGATTAGTCACGTTGATGGCAAGCAACAGATGTTGACCCAGAGCGACAATACCCTTGACAATATAACAGACTCCAAACCATTCAAATCTTACCTAAATGTGACCCTAAAGAGACCACACGTGAAAGAGACTGTAAGTCCCAATAACACTCCAGAAATCCCCAAGCTGCCTTCGATAGATTAccgaattttcaaaaatcccTTTCTACGTACTTTCGATTCAACTTGCAATTACGTGGACAAAAACAACGTTACGAGGCCCTTATCGGTCCAAATAAACGACGACAGCCTTTGTTACTACTCGACTCAGCCTGAAGTCTCCACTCTTCAAAGAGGAGTACAAATGGAAAGATACAGACCTGCCTATCCCGAGCCGAGTCGCCTTCTGATTCCTTCTAATCAGCTAGTCAATGGGAAGCTCATGTCACCGGTTAACAAACACGAGATACAAGTGACTTCGTTCGAGAAACCGAGTCCGCACACCCTGGTAGGTCCGTCAACTCCGTACAAACTTAGCACTCTGCAGAGATTGAACACGAATCCGTATCTGCAAAGCCAGAACCTTTACCAAAACGCACCGTTTGTTCCAAGAGGTGGCTTATATTCACAGAGAGGGATGATGTATTACGATAACTTAGCTCTGAAGGTACCGGTGCAAACTCAAACCTCTATAGACGGGGACTCCTATCATGAGGATGAACAAGCGTTGTCGCACGAGGAGAGCAATCCTACTACACCGAGTGATCAACGTCGCAAGAAGACAATCAGGAAAGAACAAAGTGCCATAACCAAGGAGCACAAGCCTCTCTCATCGGCGTCCCTGAGGTTACTGAAGAAGCAGACTAGTACCACGTCAACGGAGGTACTCGAGTCGCCTCGCAAGGTGGTACGGAAGAGACCCAGAAGACTCAGTATCACTACGACGACTACCTCGGAAGGCCAGGAGGATAAACACGAGAGCAGATCGTCTTCGTCGGGTCAAGATTCGCCCAAGAAGGATCAGATGAGGAGGATGTCGTTGTACTTCAATGCCAAGAAGAGACCTTCTCTGGCATCTCTAAGAACCGTTAGAAGTGGAAGCTTGGACATTTCGAAAGAGAAAGACGGAATAATGAATTTGGACAGGGAAAGGACGAACTCTATTAGCAGTAGGGACACCCCTGGTGTCAAGCTGAGAAAAGCTAGCACGAGTAGCAGTAACGTGCCCTGGTGTGCTTGTTGGGGTAACGGGTGCATCTAG
- the LOC143144723 gene encoding uncharacterized protein LOC143144723 isoform X3, translating to MQRRERGRSRQDGQNDIKKLRRENEQLRREIWSLRDEYDKLEEILKRQKNHEGSEGYEDRSDEDDDLQSDYSFEQDEEFDQDENSEDTNKDFNKSEQLENAENQKISSEKMTNSLHRLHVDFDDLSVVDEEEELKKDKEKGSSEDGQQPKEGKSPLPILKPRHLHENIPFYPGTYEAPALSGSTYYADCPFKFPSTLNLMLPTDATDMASSCSKLNTDSLHPIPSLTALNMDQLNEQMLHAPPIGWQNNILVPQKQMTTYGAPEAVIPSSMQMFNGIHQEQRFAATMGGFTNNPNLLPKRNIALKQQCNLVNAAPFGEPDPNSEKLIVENGWGFHVDQMKIKSAKEQNSNDSKKSTEENIEFGGSEKPKHFFAPLPSKLKKRTEELSPTVFETANSSSSSKTESTVVSKNQFVYQKGSADVYVNGAVPYEGSVQRNMADQKTFLSTDNLLITEDRPNVGNQLTKSMSCQDLSSESQAASISHVDGKQQMLTQSDNTLDNITDSKPFKSYLNVTLKRPHVKETVSPNNTPEIPKLPSIDYRIFKNPFLRTFDSTCNYVDKNNVTRPLSVQINDDSLCYYSTQPEVSTLQRGVQMERYRPAYPEPSRLLIPSNQLVNGKLMSPVNKHEIQVTSFEKPSPHTLVGPSTPYKLSTLQRLNTNPYLQSQNLYQNAPFVPRGGLYSQRGMMYYDNLALKVPVQTQTSIDGDSYHEDEQALSHEESNPTTPSDQRRKKTIRKEQSAITKEHKPLSSASLRLLKKQTSTTSTEVLESPRKVVRKRPRRLSITTTTTSEGQEDKHESRSSSSGQDSPKKDQMRRMSLYFNAKKRPSLASLRTVRSGSLDISKEKDGIMNLDRERTNSISSRDTPGVKLRKASTSSSNVPWCACWGNGCI from the exons GTCAGAACGACATCAAGAAGCTGCGCAGGGAGAACGAACAGCTGCGTAGAGAGATATGGAGCCTCCGGGACGAGTACGACAAACTCGAGGAGATCCTAAAGAGGCAGAAGAATCACGAAGGAAGCGAAGGATACGAG GATCGCTCTGATGAGGACGACGATCTGCAATCGGACTATTCTTTCGAGCAGGACGAGGAGTTTGACCAGGACGAGAACAGTGAGGATACCAATAAGGATTTTAACAAATCCGAACAGCTAGAGAACGCGGAGAACCAGAAGATCTCTTCCGAGAAGATGACCAACAGCCTGCACAGGTTGCACGTAGACTTCGACGACCTGTCAGTGGTCGACGAAGaggaagaattgaaaaaagataaagaaaaagGGTCCTCGGAAGATGGTCAGCAACCAAAGGAAGGAAAGAGTCCCTTGCCGATCTTGAAACCGAGACATCTCCATGAGAACATCCCCTTCTACCCTGGCACGTACGAAGCTCCAGCCTTGAGCGGTTCCACCTATTACGCTGACTGTCCCTTCAAGTTTCCTAGCACTTTGAATCTAATGTTGCCTACCGACGCAACAGACATGGCCTCGTCGTGTTCAAAGCTAAACACGGACTCATTGCACCCTATCCCCAGTCTGACTGCCCTAAATATGGACCAACTCAACGAGCAGATGCTGCACGCACCTCCAATAGGCTGGCAGAACAACATTCTGGTACCTCAAAAACAGATGACGACCTACGGAGCACCAGAAGCTGTTATTCCTTCATCGATGCAAATGTTCAACGGGATTCATCAAGAACAACGATTTGCAGCAACCATGGGCGGATTTACAAACAACCCAAACCTACTTCCTAAGAGGAACATTGCTCTGAAACAACAATGTAACTTAGTCAACGCTGCACCCTTTGGAGAACCGGATCCCAACTCTGAGAAATTGATCGTTGAAAACGGTTGGGGTTTCCACGTGGACCAGATGAAGATCAAGTCCGCGAAAGAGCAGAATTCCAACGATTCGAAGAAAAGCACGGAGGAGAACATCGAATTCGGAGGATCAGAGAAACCGAAGCACTTCTTCGCGCCATTAccttcgaagttaaagaaacgGACCGAGGAGTTGTCACCAACCGTTTTTGAAACAGCGAACAGCTCCAGTAGTAGCAAAACTGAATCCACGGTGGTTTCTAAGAATCAATTTGTGTATCAGAAAGGATCCGCTGACGTCTATGTGAACGGAGCTGTGCCATACGAGGGCAGTGTTCAGAGGAACATGGCAGATCAGAAGACGTTCTTGAGCACGGACAACCTATTGATCACCGAGGACAGGCCCAACGTTGGAAATCAGCTGACGAAATCGATGTCGTGTCAAGATTTGAGCAGCGAGTCCCAGGCTGCATCGATTAGTCACGTTGATGGCAAGCAACAGATGTTGACCCAGAGCGACAATACCCTTGACAATATAACAGACTCCAAACCATTCAAATCTTACCTAAATGTGACCCTAAAGAGACCACACGTGAAAGAGACTGTAAGTCCCAATAACACTCCAGAAATCCCCAAGCTGCCTTCGATAGATTAccgaattttcaaaaatcccTTTCTACGTACTTTCGATTCAACTTGCAATTACGTGGACAAAAACAACGTTACGAGGCCCTTATCGGTCCAAATAAACGACGACAGCCTTTGTTACTACTCGACTCAGCCTGAAGTCTCCACTCTTCAAAGAGGAGTACAAATGGAAAGATACAGACCTGCCTATCCCGAGCCGAGTCGCCTTCTGATTCCTTCTAATCAGCTAGTCAATGGGAAGCTCATGTCACCGGTTAACAAACACGAGATACAAGTGACTTCGTTCGAGAAACCGAGTCCGCACACCCTGGTAGGTCCGTCAACTCCGTACAAACTTAGCACTCTGCAGAGATTGAACACGAATCCGTATCTGCAAAGCCAGAACCTTTACCAAAACGCACCGTTTGTTCCAAGAGGTGGCTTATATTCACAGAGAGGGATGATGTATTACGATAACTTAGCTCTGAAGGTACCGGTGCAAACTCAAACCTCTATAGACGGGGACTCCTATCATGAGGATGAACAAGCGTTGTCGCACGAGGAGAGCAATCCTACTACACCGAGTGATCAACGTCGCAAGAAGACAATCAGGAAAGAACAAAGTGCCATAACCAAGGAGCACAAGCCTCTCTCATCGGCGTCCCTGAGGTTACTGAAGAAGCAGACTAGTACCACGTCAACGGAGGTACTCGAGTCGCCTCGCAAGGTGGTACGGAAGAGACCCAGAAGACTCAGTATCACTACGACGACTACCTCGGAAGGCCAGGAGGATAAACACGAGAGCAGATCGTCTTCGTCGGGTCAAGATTCGCCCAAGAAGGATCAGATGAGGAGGATGTCGTTGTACTTCAATGCCAAGAAGAGACCTTCTCTGGCATCTCTAAGAACCGTTAGAAGTGGAAGCTTGGACATTTCGAAAGAGAAAGACGGAATAATGAATTTGGACAGGGAAAGGACGAACTCTATTAGCAGTAGGGACACCCCTGGTGTCAAGCTGAGAAAAGCTAGCACGAGTAGCAGTAACGTGCCCTGGTGTGCTTGTTGGGGTAACGGGTGCATCTAG
- the LOC143144723 gene encoding uncharacterized protein LOC143144723 isoform X4, producing the protein MQDSQNDIKKLRRENEQLRREIWSLRDEYDKLEEILKRQKNHEGSEGYEDRSDEDDDLQSDYSFEQDEEFDQDENSEDTNKDFNKSEQLENAENQKISSEKMTNSLHRLHVDFDDLSVVDEEEELKKDKEKGSSEDGQQPKEGKSPLPILKPRHLHENIPFYPGTYEAPALSGSTYYADCPFKFPSTLNLMLPTDATDMASSCSKLNTDSLHPIPSLTALNMDQLNEQMLHAPPIGWQNNILVPQKQMTTYGAPEAVIPSSMQMFNGIHQEQRFAATMGGFTNNPNLLPKRNIALKQQCNLVNAAPFGEPDPNSEKLIVENGWGFHVDQMKIKSAKEQNSNDSKKSTEENIEFGGSEKPKHFFAPLPSKLKKRTEELSPTVFETANSSSSSKTESTVVSKNQFVYQKGSADVYVNGAVPYEGSVQRNMADQKTFLSTDNLLITEDRPNVGNQLTKSMSCQDLSSESQAASISHVDGKQQMLTQSDNTLDNITDSKPFKSYLNVTLKRPHVKETVSPNNTPEIPKLPSIDYRIFKNPFLRTFDSTCNYVDKNNVTRPLSVQINDDSLCYYSTQPEVSTLQRGVQMERYRPAYPEPSRLLIPSNQLVNGKLMSPVNKHEIQVTSFEKPSPHTLVGPSTPYKLSTLQRLNTNPYLQSQNLYQNAPFVPRGGLYSQRGMMYYDNLALKVPVQTQTSIDGDSYHEDEQALSHEESNPTTPSDQRRKKTIRKEQSAITKEHKPLSSASLRLLKKQTSTTSTEVLESPRKVVRKRPRRLSITTTTTSEGQEDKHESRSSSSGQDSPKKDQMRRMSLYFNAKKRPSLASLRTVRSGSLDISKEKDGIMNLDRERTNSISSRDTPGVKLRKASTSSSNVPWCACWGNGCI; encoded by the exons GTCAGAACGACATCAAGAAGCTGCGCAGGGAGAACGAACAGCTGCGTAGAGAGATATGGAGCCTCCGGGACGAGTACGACAAACTCGAGGAGATCCTAAAGAGGCAGAAGAATCACGAAGGAAGCGAAGGATACGAG GATCGCTCTGATGAGGACGACGATCTGCAATCGGACTATTCTTTCGAGCAGGACGAGGAGTTTGACCAGGACGAGAACAGTGAGGATACCAATAAGGATTTTAACAAATCCGAACAGCTAGAGAACGCGGAGAACCAGAAGATCTCTTCCGAGAAGATGACCAACAGCCTGCACAGGTTGCACGTAGACTTCGACGACCTGTCAGTGGTCGACGAAGaggaagaattgaaaaaagataaagaaaaagGGTCCTCGGAAGATGGTCAGCAACCAAAGGAAGGAAAGAGTCCCTTGCCGATCTTGAAACCGAGACATCTCCATGAGAACATCCCCTTCTACCCTGGCACGTACGAAGCTCCAGCCTTGAGCGGTTCCACCTATTACGCTGACTGTCCCTTCAAGTTTCCTAGCACTTTGAATCTAATGTTGCCTACCGACGCAACAGACATGGCCTCGTCGTGTTCAAAGCTAAACACGGACTCATTGCACCCTATCCCCAGTCTGACTGCCCTAAATATGGACCAACTCAACGAGCAGATGCTGCACGCACCTCCAATAGGCTGGCAGAACAACATTCTGGTACCTCAAAAACAGATGACGACCTACGGAGCACCAGAAGCTGTTATTCCTTCATCGATGCAAATGTTCAACGGGATTCATCAAGAACAACGATTTGCAGCAACCATGGGCGGATTTACAAACAACCCAAACCTACTTCCTAAGAGGAACATTGCTCTGAAACAACAATGTAACTTAGTCAACGCTGCACCCTTTGGAGAACCGGATCCCAACTCTGAGAAATTGATCGTTGAAAACGGTTGGGGTTTCCACGTGGACCAGATGAAGATCAAGTCCGCGAAAGAGCAGAATTCCAACGATTCGAAGAAAAGCACGGAGGAGAACATCGAATTCGGAGGATCAGAGAAACCGAAGCACTTCTTCGCGCCATTAccttcgaagttaaagaaacgGACCGAGGAGTTGTCACCAACCGTTTTTGAAACAGCGAACAGCTCCAGTAGTAGCAAAACTGAATCCACGGTGGTTTCTAAGAATCAATTTGTGTATCAGAAAGGATCCGCTGACGTCTATGTGAACGGAGCTGTGCCATACGAGGGCAGTGTTCAGAGGAACATGGCAGATCAGAAGACGTTCTTGAGCACGGACAACCTATTGATCACCGAGGACAGGCCCAACGTTGGAAATCAGCTGACGAAATCGATGTCGTGTCAAGATTTGAGCAGCGAGTCCCAGGCTGCATCGATTAGTCACGTTGATGGCAAGCAACAGATGTTGACCCAGAGCGACAATACCCTTGACAATATAACAGACTCCAAACCATTCAAATCTTACCTAAATGTGACCCTAAAGAGACCACACGTGAAAGAGACTGTAAGTCCCAATAACACTCCAGAAATCCCCAAGCTGCCTTCGATAGATTAccgaattttcaaaaatcccTTTCTACGTACTTTCGATTCAACTTGCAATTACGTGGACAAAAACAACGTTACGAGGCCCTTATCGGTCCAAATAAACGACGACAGCCTTTGTTACTACTCGACTCAGCCTGAAGTCTCCACTCTTCAAAGAGGAGTACAAATGGAAAGATACAGACCTGCCTATCCCGAGCCGAGTCGCCTTCTGATTCCTTCTAATCAGCTAGTCAATGGGAAGCTCATGTCACCGGTTAACAAACACGAGATACAAGTGACTTCGTTCGAGAAACCGAGTCCGCACACCCTGGTAGGTCCGTCAACTCCGTACAAACTTAGCACTCTGCAGAGATTGAACACGAATCCGTATCTGCAAAGCCAGAACCTTTACCAAAACGCACCGTTTGTTCCAAGAGGTGGCTTATATTCACAGAGAGGGATGATGTATTACGATAACTTAGCTCTGAAGGTACCGGTGCAAACTCAAACCTCTATAGACGGGGACTCCTATCATGAGGATGAACAAGCGTTGTCGCACGAGGAGAGCAATCCTACTACACCGAGTGATCAACGTCGCAAGAAGACAATCAGGAAAGAACAAAGTGCCATAACCAAGGAGCACAAGCCTCTCTCATCGGCGTCCCTGAGGTTACTGAAGAAGCAGACTAGTACCACGTCAACGGAGGTACTCGAGTCGCCTCGCAAGGTGGTACGGAAGAGACCCAGAAGACTCAGTATCACTACGACGACTACCTCGGAAGGCCAGGAGGATAAACACGAGAGCAGATCGTCTTCGTCGGGTCAAGATTCGCCCAAGAAGGATCAGATGAGGAGGATGTCGTTGTACTTCAATGCCAAGAAGAGACCTTCTCTGGCATCTCTAAGAACCGTTAGAAGTGGAAGCTTGGACATTTCGAAAGAGAAAGACGGAATAATGAATTTGGACAGGGAAAGGACGAACTCTATTAGCAGTAGGGACACCCCTGGTGTCAAGCTGAGAAAAGCTAGCACGAGTAGCAGTAACGTGCCCTGGTGTGCTTGTTGGGGTAACGGGTGCATCTAG